In the Streptomyces formicae genome, one interval contains:
- a CDS encoding MbtH family protein — MTNPFENAEGKFLVLMNDEEQYSLWPSFIEVPEGWRTVLEETDRQTCVDFIEKTWSDMRPKSLRDAMDAHA, encoded by the coding sequence GACGAACCCCTTTGAGAACGCCGAGGGAAAGTTCCTTGTCCTCATGAACGACGAGGAGCAGTACTCGCTGTGGCCCAGCTTCATCGAGGTGCCCGAAGGATGGCGGACCGTACTTGAAGAGACGGACCGGCAGACCTGTGTCGACTTCATCGAGAAGACCTGGTCCGATATGCGGCCCAAATCCCTCAGGGACGCAATGGACGCGCACGCCTGA